In the genome of Bradyrhizobium sp. CB3481, the window AATGACCTTGATCTGCGATGCATGGCCCGCCGTGTCGAATTGCTCGAAACGTTCGCGGCAAAGATCGCGCAAGCCATCCATCGCCGGTTTCAGGAATTTGCGCGGATCGAATTCGTTTTTGTTCTGGGTTGCGACCTTGCGGAACACCGCGGTCATCGCCAGCCGGCAGTCGGTGTCGATATTGACCTTGCGGACACCATGCCTGATGCCGCGCACGATTTCCTCGACCGGCACACCCCAGGTCTGCGGCATCTCGCCGCCGAACTGGTTGAACGCATCCTGCAGCGGCTGCGGCACCGAGGATGAACCGTGCATCACCAGGTGCGTATTGGGCAGCCGCTGATGGATTTCCTCGACCACCCGCATGGCAAGAATGTCGCCATCCGGCTTGCGCGAGAATTTATAGGCGCCGTGCGAGGTGCCCATCGCAATCGCCAGCGCATCGACCTTGGTGGCGCGAACGAAGTCGACCGCCTGGTCCGGATCGGTCAGCAACTGGTCGTGGCTGACCTCGCCTTCGACGCCATGGCCGTCCTCCTGCTCGCCGCCGCCATGCTCCAGCGAGCCGAGCACGCCGAGCTCACCTTCGACGGAAGCACCGATCCAGTGCGCCATGTCGACCACGCGGCGGGTGATGTCGACATTGTATTCGTAGCTCGCGGCGGTCTTGGCATCGGCCTTAAGCGAGCCGTCCATCATCACGGAAGTAAATCCGTGCTGCAGGGCGGTGGCGCAGGTCGATTCCTCGTTGCCGTGATCCTGGTGCAGGCAGAGCGGGATCTGCGGATACATCTCTTCCAGCGCATCGATCATCTTGGCCAGCATGGTGTCGCCCGCATAGGAGCGCGCGCCGCGCGACGCTTGCAGGATGACGGGCGCGTCGACGGCAGCCGCCGCCTCCATGATGGCAAGGCCCTGCTCCATGTTGTTGATATTGAATGCCGGTACGCCGTAGCCGTGCTCGGCGGCGTGATCCAGCAATTGCCTCAAGGTAATTCGCGCCATCGCAGTCTCCATTATCCGTGTGCTAGGCTGCTGCCATTCTTGATCGCGCAATGCAGCGCAAGGCGGCTATTGCGACGGCGTTCGCGGTGATGCCGAACTCGCGATAGAGCGTTTCCGCCGGCGCGGATGCGCCGAAGCCGGTCATGCCGACAAATTCGCCGCTGTCGCCGAGCCAGCGCGCCCAGTCGCCTTCGATCGCCGCTTCGATCCCGATCCGCGGGGCGCCTCCAAGAACATCGGCGCGGTACGCGGGCGACTGCCTGCGAAACAGTTCGAAGCACGGTGCCGATACGACGGCGGCGCGGACACCGTCCGTTGCAAGCGCTTTCGCCGCCTCGATGGCGATTGAGACCTCCGACCCGGTCGCGATCAGCGTGACGTCGCGTCCGTGTCCCGGCTCGACGACGACATAGGCGCCGCGCGCAACCAGATTGTCGTCGTCCCCTTTGCGGAAGGCAGGCAGCGCCTGCCGCGACAGGCAGAGTACTGACGGGCTGGCCTGCGACCGCAGCGCGCAGTCCCAGGCCTCCGCCGTCTCGATGGCATCGGCGGGCCGGAAAACCAAGAGATTGGGGATCGCTCGCAGCGAGGCCAGATGCTCGACCGGCTGATGGGTCGGGCCATCTTCACCGAGCCCGATCGAATCATGCGTCATCACATGGACGACGCGAATGTTCATCAGCGCCGCCAGCCGGATCGCCGGACGGCTGTAGTCGGCGAAGCTGAGAAACGTGCCACCATAGGGGATGAAGCCGCCGTGCAGCGCGAGGCCGTTCATCGCCGCGGCCATGGCGTGCTCGCGGACGCCATAGTGAATATAACTGCCTTCAAAGGAAGCCGGCTGTACCGGCCGCTGGGTCTTGGCCCGCGTCAGGTTGGAATGCGTCAGATCCGCCGAGCCACCGAGCAGATTGGGCAGCGCTTCCGCTATGACATCGATCACGCGCTGCGACGCCTGCCGGGTGGCGATGTTCGGTTGCTGGGTTGCAAAGTCGTCGCGCAGTCGTGCCATTGCCTGCACATAGCTGTACGGCAGGTTGCGATTGAGCGCATCGTGAAACGGTGAGCGGGAGTCCGAACCCAGACGCCTGGTCCGTTCGATCCAGTGGCGGCGGGCGGCATGCCCGCGGCGTCCGGCCTCACGCCACTGCGCGAGGACGGTTTGCGGAACCTCGAACGGCGCATGCGACCAGTTCAACGCAGCCCGTGTCTTGCCGGTTTCCTCGGCGCCCAGCGGCGCACCATGAACTTTCTCCGTTCCCTGCCGGTTCGGAGCGCCGAAGCCGATGATGGTGCGGCAGGCGATCAGCGAAGGCCGATCACTGTTGCGCGCCCGCTCGATCGCGGCCGCGATGGCTTCGGGATCGTGGCCATCGATCCGGCAGGCCGCCCATCCCGCCGCCTTGAACCGTGCGAGCTGGTCATCCGAACAGGATAGTGACGTCGCACCGTCGATCGAGATTTCGTTGTCGTCGAACAGCACGATCAGGCGATTGAGCCGGAGATGCCCGGCCAGCGAAATCGCCTCGTGGCTGATTCCTTCCATCAGGCAGCCGTCGCCGGCGATCACGTATGTAAAATGGTCGACGCAGTCGTCGCCGAAGCGGGCGTTCATCAGCCGCTCGGCCAGCGCCATGCCGACCGCGGTGGCAATGCCCTGTCCGAGCGGTCCGGTGGTCGTCTCTACACCAGGAGTATGGCCATGCTCGGGATGTCCCGGCGTCTTCGATCCCCACTGCCTAAAGGCCTTGAGCTCGTCCAGCGTCATGCCTTCGTAGCCCGTCAGGTGCAGCAGCGCATACAGCAGCATCGAGCCATGGCCGGCCGACAGCACGAAGCGGTCGCGATCCGGCCACGCCGGGTCTGAGGGATCGAATTTGAGAAAGCGCGAAAACAGCACGGTCGCGACGTCGGCCATGCCCATCGGCATCCCGGGATGACCGGACTTGGCCTTCTCGACGGCGTCGATCGCCAGGAAGCGGATGGCGCTAGCCATCTCAACATGCGACACGTCGGGGCGGCTGGCTGTGTGGGACAGGACGGGAGCGTTCATATCGTGCGCCTCTTGCGTTCCATCAGTTGCAGGATCAGCGGAGTGAGGATGAGCTGCATGGCGAGATCGAGCTTCGCGCCATGGATCACGATCGAATTGGCGCGCGACATGAAGCTGTGCGGAATCATCGACAGCAGATAGGGAAAATCGATACCGCGCGGATTTTTGAGGCGGATCACCACCATCGATTCATCCGGCGTCGGGATCCACCGCGCGATGAACGGGTTCGACGTATCGACCGTCGGCACGCGCTGGAAGTTGATGTCGGTCTCGGCGAACTGCGGACAGATGTAGTTCACGTAATCAGGCATGCGCCGCAGGATCGTGTCGGTCACCGCCTCCTGGCTATAGCCGCGGTCGCGACGGTCGCGATGCAGCTTCTGGATCCATTCCAGATTGATCACCGGCACGACGCCGATCTTGAGATCGGCATGCTGCGCCACGTTGACCTTGTCGGTCACGACCGCGCCATGCAGTCCTTCGTAGAACAGGAGGTCGGAGCCTTCAGGCAGTTGCTCCCATTCGGTGAACGTGCCCGGCTTGGCACCGTACAGCTTCGCCTCTTCGTCATCGTGAACATAATGGCGCGTCGTTCCGGTGCCGGATTCGCCGTAATCGCGGAACACCCGCTCGAGCTCTTCGAACAGATTGGTTTCCGGGCTGAAATGGCTGAAATGCTTGTTGCCGCGCTCGGCCTCCTCCCGCATCTTGTCTCGCATCTCGAAACGATCGTAGCGATGGAAGGCGTCGCCTTCGATGTAGGCGGCCACGACCTTCTCGCGGCGAAAGATCTGCTCGAAGGTCTTCTTCACCGATGTCGTGCCGGCGCCCGACGAACCCGTGATCGATATGATGGGATGAGCCCGCGACATCACAACGCTCCGTCACGAAACAGGCCGCGCCGTGCGAACAACGGCGCCGTGCTGTTGTCGAACATCGGTTCGACCCTCTCGTGGAGAGCAGCGATATCGCGCACGCCTCGCGCAGACCCCATGATCAACGGCACCCGCTGGTGCGGCGTCTTCGCGCCGAGTTCGAGAATTCGTCGTCGCCCGGTCGTTGCTGCACCGCCGGCCCATTCCATGATCAACGCCATCGGATGCGCTTCGTAGAGAAGGCGCAGCCTGCCCTCGCGATAGCTGGCGCGGGCATCGGCCGGGTAGAGGAACACCCCGCCGCGCACCAGGATGCGCAGTGCTTCGGCGACCAGCGAGCCGATCCAGCGCATGTTGAAATCCACCTCGCCGCCGCCATTGGTGCCGGCGAGGCATTCGTCGATATAGGCGCGAACCGGGCCATGCCAGTGCCGGCGATTGGATGCGTTGATGGCGAACTCCGGCGTATCGCGCGCGATCTGCACCGCCTGGCGGACCAGCAAAAACTCCCGCGCCCGGCGGTCGAGGATGAAGATGTCGACGCGCGCGTCGAGGGCGAGAACGAAGGTGGTTTGCGGACCGTACACGGTGAAGCCTGCCGCGCACTGCACGGTGCCCGGCTCGAAGAACGTCGAAAGAATGTCGTTGCCCCGCGGGCGGATCGAAAAGATGGTGCCCATCGAGATGTTGTTTTCGAGATTGGCCGATCCGTCGAGCGGATCGATCGCAACGCAGAGGCTCGCCTCCGGCCGCAAGGTCTCCGGCAGCGCCGCTTCCTCGGAAAGAACTGCCGCCACCGGCGCAGCGCGCAGCGCGCGCCGCATCAAATCATCGGCGACGATGTCGATGTCCTTCTGCCGATCGCCATCCGTATTGATGCCGCCGTCCTGCCCGGTGATATCGGCGAGCGGTCCATCGGCGATCAGTGCCGCGAGCTCGACGGCAGCGGCGGCAATGGCCTCGATGACAGCACCGACCGCAGCGCCATCCACGGTCTGTAGAACGGATCGATCGAGATGTGAACGCAGCGTCACGCGTTCGTCCATGTCCCACTCCCGGTGCGCTCTCTCGGCGCTGTCGAAGCGGCCGCCCGATTTGGCGATCCGCCCCGTTAAGGAAGCGCAATTTGCCGAATTAGGGAAATTTTGTTATCTTTGGCCTTAGCAAAGTTTTCGTTATAATGGGGACGCCAATGGCCGGCCGATTGTTGCGGGAATTGACCATCCGCCAATTGCGCGCGCTGGCCGCCGTGCAGAAGCATCGCTCGGTAACGGCCGCCTCGAAGCAACTCTATTTGACACAGCCCGCGGTGACGCTGCAGCTGCGTAACCTGCAGGCGGTCGCAGGGTTGCCGCTGATCCAGCGCACCGGCGACGGGATGCTGCTGACGGATGCCGGGCGCGAGGTGTTGGCGCTTGCCGAGCGGATCGAGGCGGCGATCACCGACTGCGAGACCACCTTGGAGATGATGGCGGGGAAAACCGCGGGCCGCATCTCGATCGGCGCGGTTTCGACGGCGAAATACTTTGTGCCGTTCATGATCTCCGGATTTTCAAAACTCTATCCGAATGTCGAAATCACCCTCTCGATCGGCAACCGTCAGGAAGTTGGCGAGGCGCTGCGCGGCTACGACCTCGACTTCGCGATCATGGGCCGCCCGCCTGCCGACATCGACATGAACGTCCACCTGATCGGCGATCATCCCCACGTCATCATCGCGCCGACCGCGCATCGGCTGGCGCGAAAGACCCGCATCGCACCGCGCGAGCTCGCCGGCGAGACCTTCCTGACGCGCGAGCCGGGATCGGGAACGCGCGGGCTGATGGAGCAACTGTTCGAGAAGTCGGGCATCCATCCCCGAATCGGCCTCGCCATGAGCAGCAACGAGACCATCAAGCAGGCTGTCATCGCAGGACTCGGCATCGCCTTCATCTCGGCGCATACGGTTGCGACCGAACTCGACGAACGGCGCCTGGTGACGCTCGATGTCGATGGCCTGCCGATCGTGCGGCAATGGTTCGCGCTGGCGCGCAAGGACAAGGTGCTGCTGCCGCCGGCGCAGGCCATGCTCGATTTCCTCAGCGCCAAGGGTAAGCAGTTTTTGCCGCGAACGCAGCGCCGGCTGCGCCTCACCCGGCCTTCGGTACGGTCGCGGCGCGGCTGACCGCGAGGCCGAGCCCCTTTCAGAGGCCGCCGTCGACCTGAAAGCACTGGCGCGTAATGCGCTGGCTTTCGTCGGACGCCAAAAACAGCGCCACGCGCGCGATATCGTCGGGCGTCACCGCATCCGGAATGGCCTGACGGGTACGAAATTCGGATATCTGCTGCTCGTCCTTAAACCACAGCCGGCGCTGCCGCTCGGTGATCACCATGCCGGGTGCGATGGCGTTGACGCGAATCCGATCGGGTCCGACCAGCCGGGCCAGCGAGTTGGTGAAGCCGACAATCGCCGCCTTTGCCGCCGCGTAGGCCGGCAGCGCCGGCGCGCCGCGTATCCAGGCCACCGACGACATGTTGATGATCGAGCCGCCGCCGCGCGCGCGCATCTGCGGCACCACCGCCTGCGCCGCGAAGAAGACGTGCTTGAGATTGACGCCGATCGTCCAGTCGAATTCTTCCGGCGTCACCTCGGAAAGAACATGGCGCTGGTCGTTGGCGGCGTTGTTCACCAGCACCGAGGCGTCGCCGAGCGCAGCTTGCACCTTGGTAATTGCGGCGCGCAACGCGTCGATATCGAGAAGGTCACACGGCACGAACAATGGTGCCAAGCCGGATCCGCCTGCCACCTCCCGCACCAGCGCCTCGCCTGCATCGGCATCGATGTCGAGAAAGGCGACGCGTGCCCGTTGGGCTGCGAAGGCGCGCACGAAGGCCGCCCCGATGCCGCTGGCGCCTCCGGTGATCAGTACAGTGCGATCAACGAGGCCGGCATAGCTTGTCTGGGTCATGCGATGAGACGCTCCGTAGCGGGATCGAACAGGCAGATGCGGCGCGTATCCAGCGCGAACGGCGCGAGCGTGCCGGGCGCGGGCCGGACATCGGGCGAGATCCGCGCCAGCGCGGCCTCCCCGCCGAGCCGCAGCAACACAATGGTCTCGGCGCCGGTGGGCTCGACCATCTCGACTGGTGCATTGACGACGATCGGTGCGCCCGACGCACCGGAAAAGCCGCGGCTGCCCTCGGCGATGCATTCCGGCCTGATCCCGAGCACGACCTCGCGGCCGACAAAGGAAGCTGCCGCATCATATCCCTGCAGGCGAAGGCGGACCTCGTCCGGCCGCCCCGCGCCGATCACGACCGCCGCGCCGCCGTTCTCGGCCTCGAGCCGGGCCGGCATCGTGTTCATCGGCGGCGAGCCCATGAAGCGCGCGACGAACAGATTGGCCGGATAGCGGTACACGGTATCGGGATCGGCGAATTGCTGCACCTCGCCCTGATGCATCACGGCGATCCGCGTCGCCATCGTCATCGCCTCGATCTGGTCGTGGGTGACATAGACGATGGTGGCGCCGATGCGTTGATGCAGCCGCTTGATCTCCATCCGCATCTCGACGCGCAGTTTTGCGTCGAGATTGGAGAGCGGTTCGTCGAAGAGGAACAGCAAGGGATCGCGCACCAATGCGCGGCCCATTGCAACCCGCTGGCGCTGGCCGCCGGAGAGCTGCGACGGCTTGCGGCCGAGCAGCGGCTCGATCTGCAGCAAGCGCGCGACATTCGCGAGCGCCTTCTCCTGCTCCGCCTTCGGCACATGGCGGCATTCCATGCCGAACGTGATGTTCTGGCGCACCGTCATCGACGGATAGAGCGCATAGGACTGGAACACCATGGCGATGTCGCGGTCCTTTGGCGGAACGTCGTTGACGACCCGGCCGCCGATTTCGATTGTGCCCGCGCTCGGCTGATCGAGCCCGGCAACGATGTTGAGCAGCGTGGACTTCCCGCAGCCGGACGGTCCGACCAGAACGGTAAACTCGCCGCTCTCGATGTCGAGATCGATTCCCTTCAGCACCTCCAGATTGGCGTAACGCTTCGACAGAGTACGAATGCTCAACGCTGCCATGACTTCCCCTTCATTTCACGGCGCCGGCGGTAAGGCCGCGTACGAAGT includes:
- a CDS encoding phosphoribulokinase, whose protein sequence is MSRAHPIISITGSSGAGTTSVKKTFEQIFRREKVVAAYIEGDAFHRYDRFEMRDKMREEAERGNKHFSHFSPETNLFEELERVFRDYGESGTGTTRHYVHDDEEAKLYGAKPGTFTEWEQLPEGSDLLFYEGLHGAVVTDKVNVAQHADLKIGVVPVINLEWIQKLHRDRRDRGYSQEAVTDTILRRMPDYVNYICPQFAETDINFQRVPTVDTSNPFIARWIPTPDESMVVIRLKNPRGIDFPYLLSMIPHSFMSRANSIVIHGAKLDLAMQLILTPLILQLMERKRRTI
- a CDS encoding SDR family oxidoreductase encodes the protein MTQTSYAGLVDRTVLITGGASGIGAAFVRAFAAQRARVAFLDIDADAGEALVREVAGGSGLAPLFVPCDLLDIDALRAAITKVQAALGDASVLVNNAANDQRHVLSEVTPEEFDWTIGVNLKHVFFAAQAVVPQMRARGGGSIINMSSVAWIRGAPALPAYAAAKAAIVGFTNSLARLVGPDRIRVNAIAPGMVITERQRRLWFKDEQQISEFRTRQAIPDAVTPDDIARVALFLASDESQRITRQCFQVDGGL
- the fba gene encoding class II fructose-bisphosphate aldolase (catalyzes the reversible aldol condensation of dihydroxyacetonephosphate and glyceraldehyde 3-phosphate in the Calvin cycle, glycolysis, and/or gluconeogenesis), translated to MARITLRQLLDHAAEHGYGVPAFNINNMEQGLAIMEAAAAVDAPVILQASRGARSYAGDTMLAKMIDALEEMYPQIPLCLHQDHGNEESTCATALQHGFTSVMMDGSLKADAKTAASYEYNVDITRRVVDMAHWIGASVEGELGVLGSLEHGGGEQEDGHGVEGEVSHDQLLTDPDQAVDFVRATKVDALAIAMGTSHGAYKFSRKPDGDILAMRVVEEIHQRLPNTHLVMHGSSSVPQPLQDAFNQFGGEMPQTWGVPVEEIVRGIRHGVRKVNIDTDCRLAMTAVFRKVATQNKNEFDPRKFLKPAMDGLRDLCRERFEQFDTAGHASQIKVIPLAEMARRYRSGALDPRIGGIADAAE
- the tkt gene encoding transketolase, which produces MNAPVLSHTASRPDVSHVEMASAIRFLAIDAVEKAKSGHPGMPMGMADVATVLFSRFLKFDPSDPAWPDRDRFVLSAGHGSMLLYALLHLTGYEGMTLDELKAFRQWGSKTPGHPEHGHTPGVETTTGPLGQGIATAVGMALAERLMNARFGDDCVDHFTYVIAGDGCLMEGISHEAISLAGHLRLNRLIVLFDDNEISIDGATSLSCSDDQLARFKAAGWAACRIDGHDPEAIAAAIERARNSDRPSLIACRTIIGFGAPNRQGTEKVHGAPLGAEETGKTRAALNWSHAPFEVPQTVLAQWREAGRRGHAARRHWIERTRRLGSDSRSPFHDALNRNLPYSYVQAMARLRDDFATQQPNIATRQASQRVIDVIAEALPNLLGGSADLTHSNLTRAKTQRPVQPASFEGSYIHYGVREHAMAAAMNGLALHGGFIPYGGTFLSFADYSRPAIRLAALMNIRVVHVMTHDSIGLGEDGPTHQPVEHLASLRAIPNLLVFRPADAIETAEAWDCALRSQASPSVLCLSRQALPAFRKGDDDNLVARGAYVVVEPGHGRDVTLIATGSEVSIAIEAAKALATDGVRAAVVSAPCFELFRRQSPAYRADVLGGAPRIGIEAAIEGDWARWLGDSGEFVGMTGFGASAPAETLYREFGITANAVAIAALRCIARSRMAAA
- a CDS encoding class 1 fructose-bisphosphatase, encoding MDERVTLRSHLDRSVLQTVDGAAVGAVIEAIAAAAVELAALIADGPLADITGQDGGINTDGDRQKDIDIVADDLMRRALRAAPVAAVLSEEAALPETLRPEASLCVAIDPLDGSANLENNISMGTIFSIRPRGNDILSTFFEPGTVQCAAGFTVYGPQTTFVLALDARVDIFILDRRAREFLLVRQAVQIARDTPEFAINASNRRHWHGPVRAYIDECLAGTNGGGEVDFNMRWIGSLVAEALRILVRGGVFLYPADARASYREGRLRLLYEAHPMALIMEWAGGAATTGRRRILELGAKTPHQRVPLIMGSARGVRDIAALHERVEPMFDNSTAPLFARRGLFRDGAL
- the ugpC gene encoding sn-glycerol-3-phosphate ABC transporter ATP-binding protein UgpC encodes the protein MAALSIRTLSKRYANLEVLKGIDLDIESGEFTVLVGPSGCGKSTLLNIVAGLDQPSAGTIEIGGRVVNDVPPKDRDIAMVFQSYALYPSMTVRQNITFGMECRHVPKAEQEKALANVARLLQIEPLLGRKPSQLSGGQRQRVAMGRALVRDPLLFLFDEPLSNLDAKLRVEMRMEIKRLHQRIGATIVYVTHDQIEAMTMATRIAVMHQGEVQQFADPDTVYRYPANLFVARFMGSPPMNTMPARLEAENGGAAVVIGAGRPDEVRLRLQGYDAAASFVGREVVLGIRPECIAEGSRGFSGASGAPIVVNAPVEMVEPTGAETIVLLRLGGEAALARISPDVRPAPGTLAPFALDTRRICLFDPATERLIA
- a CDS encoding LysR family transcriptional regulator — protein: MAGRLLRELTIRQLRALAAVQKHRSVTAASKQLYLTQPAVTLQLRNLQAVAGLPLIQRTGDGMLLTDAGREVLALAERIEAAITDCETTLEMMAGKTAGRISIGAVSTAKYFVPFMISGFSKLYPNVEITLSIGNRQEVGEALRGYDLDFAIMGRPPADIDMNVHLIGDHPHVIIAPTAHRLARKTRIAPRELAGETFLTREPGSGTRGLMEQLFEKSGIHPRIGLAMSSNETIKQAVIAGLGIAFISAHTVATELDERRLVTLDVDGLPIVRQWFALARKDKVLLPPAQAMLDFLSAKGKQFLPRTQRRLRLTRPSVRSRRG